In a single window of the Metopolophium dirhodum isolate CAU chromosome 2, ASM1992520v1, whole genome shotgun sequence genome:
- the LOC132939350 gene encoding MIP18 family protein galla-2, producing MGLDNENPTLFEKSEERTVSEKDLDDNEAEEFDSREIFDLIRGITDPEHPLSLEELRVVDQSLIEVEDSINTVKVLFTPTIPHCSMATLIGLSIKVRLLWCLPPRFKISVTITPGTHASEHAINKQLDDKERVAAALENTHLSTVLNKCIATA from the exons ATGGGTCTAGACAACGAAAACCcaacattatttgaaaaaagcgAAGAGAGGACTGTAAGTGAAAAAGATTTGGATGACAATGAAGCTGAAGAGTTTGATTCAAGGGAAATCTTTG ATTTGATTAGAGGAATAACAGATCCAGAACATCCACTGTCCCTTGAAGAACTAAGAGTTGTTGATCAAAGTTTAATTGAG gtTGAAGATAGTATCAATACAGTTAAGGTATTATTTACACCAACTATCCCTCATTGTAGTATGgctacattaattggattatctATTAAAGTTCGACTTTTATGGTGTCTACCTCCACGCTTTAAAATATCTGTTACCATAACACCAGGTACTCATGCATCCGAACACGCTATCAATAAGCAATTAGATGATAAAGAAAGAGTGGCTGCAGCTTTGGAGAATACACATCTATcaactgttttaaataaatgcatagCTACTGCATAG
- the LOC132939347 gene encoding N-alpha-acetyltransferase 35, NatC auxiliary subunit: protein METDCKSISNQKNESTPSYNWKDVTPEFFDSIKELELGELLHGYFFGLFEAMSAIEIMDPKMDAGMMCNRESKAIKLEDLKLSGLSVSEQISIIDVTLACLVSWLEGHSLAQTVFTNLYFQKPYEIEDVPLKAFCICIYKIIEEIRDFANRAQVFEEEDFQPALYSYHYFNEISVTRVIGMMREVDESINHKLKSNANSDENESYVALNTRIKFVRLFFQILLSFNRRENHSSSMGETQRLLTTCGLLIPSLINTVDKGVPNVGNWCYDLGFDPLINQKLLPPTFPRYTKIKPAGEAYVYFDSLLTRLKQICKLTNCATFISALECFIELGHNSHLCIVSRSIMQTLYFPQPGQVFGTQDLEDCLREWAKSFIAPPSLIPRLNILSNSQAKDCVHNFFDHCTRPFAGLIQICGHNKARQRDKLAHLMEDFSALQDESQRVDAFLHSFSSKLDPPREHLASFSTWIIYHTIRIMIMYLLSGFELELYSPHEYQYIYWYLYQFLYGWLVSTLNRADNVLLGSDSLVDSQKNRTKRNKPKKKKPHPYSQEIVMCHAMQSLTGAYFKTLVGFQLEGKIRTPKHAKFDNEKVRYEHRFAAFSAVAVPPPFSYNEFQMTRCQIRDSASGDSGMLYLNSCELFHQARCLLDTIAQPHSQQVLDLIKVCKTNFVTMKLLASGYMRGPDVSLDFDFTTNSYFPILKLS from the exons ATGGAGACTGACTGTAAATcaatttcaaatcaaaaaaatgagTCTACTCCAAGTTATAATTGGAAGGATGTTACTCCAGAATTTTTTGATTCAATtaaag agTTAGAATTAGGCGAACTTTTACATGGCTACTTCTTTGGTTTATTTGAAGCAATGTCAGCTATTGAAATAATGGATCCCAAAATGGATGCAGGCATGATGTGTAATCGTGAATCAAAAGCAATAAAA ttaGAGGATTTGAAATTAAGTGGCCTTTCTGTGTCTGAACAAATATCCATAATAGATGTTACATTAGCTTGTCTTGTATCTTGGCTTGAAGGGCATTCCTTAGCACAAACGGTATTCACAAATCTATATTTCCAAAAGCCATATGAAATTGAAGATGTTCCATTGAAAGCattttgtatatgtatttataaaatcattgaagAAATTAGGGACTTTGCTAacag GGCACAAGTTTTTGAAGAAGAAGATTTTCAACCTGCGCTTTATagctatcattattttaatgaaatttctgTCACTCGTGTGATTGGTATGATGAGAGAAGTTGATGAgtcaataaatcataaattaaaatcaaatgcaaATAGTGATGAA aatgaATCTTATGTTGCATTAAATACACGCATTAAGTTTGTTAgactttttttccaaattttactTTCTTTTAATCGTCGTGAAAATCATTCGAGTTCAATGGGAGAAACCCAGAGGTTGTTAACTACTTGTGGATTATTGATTCCTTCTTTAATAAATACTGTGGATAAAGGAGTTCCCAATGTTGGCA acTGGTGTTATGATTTGGGCTTTGACCctctaataaatcaaaaattgttaCCGCCTACATTTCCTcgttatacaaaaattaaaccaGCTGGTGAAGcttatgtttattttgattcattgTTAACAAGACTgaaacaaatttgtaaattgaCAAATTGTGCAACTTTTATTAGTGCTTTG gaaTGTTTTATTGAACTTGGTCACAACAGTCACTTATGTATCGTATCAAGATCAATAATGCAAACTCTTTATTTTCCTCAACCTGGCCAAGTGTTTGGTACTCAGGATTTAGAGGACTGTCTTCGAGAATGGGCTAAGTCATTTATAGCACCACCATCACTCATACCACGTTTAAACATTCTGTCTAACTCTcaa gctAAGGATtgtgtacataatttttttgatcattGCACTCGTCCATTTGCTGGGTTGATTCAGATTTGTGGTCACAATAAAGCTAGACAAAGGGATAAATTAGCACATCTTATGGAAGATTTTTCAGCACTACAAGATgag TCTCAGAGGGTTGATGCTTTTTTGCACTCATTCTCATCAAAATTGGATCCACCTAGAGAACATCTAGCTAGCTTTAGCACATGGATAATTTATCATACAATTAGAATTATGATAATGTACTTACTGTCTGGTTTTGAATTGGAACTGTATAGTCCACACGAATATCAGTATATTTATTG gtatttatatcaatttttgTACGGTTGGTTGGTGTCAACATTAAATAGAGCTGATAATGTGTTGCTTGGCAGTGATTCATTAGTTGATTCTCAAAAGAATCGAACAAAGCGGAATAAgcctaaaaagaaaaaaccacATCCATATAGCCAAGAAATTGTTATGTGCCATGCAATGCAAAGTTTAACGGGTGCTTATTTCAAG acattggTAGGATTTCAATTGGAAGGTAAAATCCGTACGCCAAAACATGCAAAGTTTGACAATGAAAAAGTCCGTTATGAACACAGATTTGCTGCATTCTCAGCAGTAGCTGTACCACCACCGTTTTCGTATAATGAATTTCAAATGACTAGATGCCAAATACGTGATTCAGCATCTGGAGATTCTGgaatgttatatttgaatagcTGTGAGCTATTTCATCAAGCAAGGTGTTTACTAGATACAATTGCACAGCCACACTCGCAACAA GTACTTGATTTAATAAAAGTgtgtaaaacaaattttgtaacCATGAAGTTGCTAGCTAGTGGATATATGAGAGGACCAGATGTATCGTTGGACTTCGACTTCACAACTAATTCTTACTTTCCTATATTAAAGCTCAGCTAA